A genomic stretch from Podospora pseudoanserina strain CBS 124.78 chromosome 3, whole genome shotgun sequence includes:
- a CDS encoding hypothetical protein (EggNog:ENOG503P433; COG:S), producing the protein MQLLSTLALLGSTLTALANPIPSPELVGELNNDHDIMRNGTVLVSRDIRGSIPIGAHAMEHRFQPVIDFDKDGCYYTSAVDRSSNLNPGLGTGGCPHHNCRELNRLENNNVYSRMRCNNGWCAIMYEYYFEKDLWACGSGHRHEWENIIVFVQNDRPRRVSGARHGKHDRATNSFRVKDDTRVKMVYHKEGAGTHNFRTANAGDDKIENHTGQWFLGRLVGWNHWPSVAMRNKVLDGKNWSKDGGIRPKLGDRDFADNLKQAAGNSVPGFNPSVDG; encoded by the exons ATGCAGCTCTtgtccaccctcgccctcttggGCAGCACCCTCACggccctcgccaaccccatTCCCTCTCCTGAGCTGGTCGGCGAGCTCAACAATGACCACGACATCATGCGCAACGGCACCGTTCTCGTCTCCCGCGACATTCGCGGCTCCATCCCCATTGGCGCCCACGCCATGGAGCACCGCTTCCAGCCCGTCATCGACTTCGACAAAGACGGCTGCTACTACACCTCGGCCGTCGACCGTtcctccaacctcaaccccggcCTCGGCACAGGCGGCTGCCCTCACCACAACTGCCGTGAGCTCAACCGGCTCGAGAACAACAACGTCTACTCCCGGATGCGGTGCAACAACGGCTGGTGCGCCATCATGTACGAGTACTACTTCGAAAAGGACCTCTGGGCCTGCGGCAGCGGCCACCGCCACGAGTGGGAGAACATCATTGTCTTTGTCCAGAACGACAGACCCCGCCGTGTCTCTGGGGCAAGACACGGAAAGCACGACCGAGCGACGAACAGCTTCCGGGTCAAGGATGACACCAGAGTCAAGATGGTCTATCACAAAGAGGGTGCTGGAACGCACAA CTTCCGCACTGCCAATGCGGGTGACGACAAGATCGAGAACCACACCGGCCAATGGTTCCTGGGCCGCCTGGTCGGCTGGAACCACTGGCCCAGCGTTGCCATGAGGAACAAGGTCCTGGACGGCAAGAACTGGAGCAAAGACGGCGGCATCCGGCCCAAGCTGGGTGATAGGGACTTTGCAGACAATTTGAAGCAGGCTGCTGGTAACTCGGTCCCCGGCTTCAACCCCAGTGTGGATGGCTAA